The genomic stretch TAGACCGTCAAGAGATGTGAAATATAATGTTCAATATGATTGGGGGACTCAGAAACTTTGGTTTCTCCTCCATTGGGAGTAATAATATCAGtcaaaaattttgtatattgatCAAGCAACTTTGCTGAAGGCACATTTTCTAAAGCCTCCTCATAAACCTACACAGGAAAGAGCACCCAAGATACAAATAATTTACTAGCTTCAAGAAAATCAGcatctgtatattcaaattCCCCGTAAATTATGTAATGGCTTAAGATGCTTGTACATTTATAGTTAATGTAGCAAAAACCAGCCTTTACAAAACCACACATTGGCATTTAATAGTTTTAGAATACCACTCAGTACTATGTACCACTCAGTACTATGACTCATACCTGAACAGCTTTTTGCATTTGAGAAAGCACAACATTTTCACTCAACTCCTGTGAACTTTTAGTCTCAGTCATTTCAAGTCTTGCTAGCCAGTCCCAATATTCTGGATCTGCTGAAAAGTCTTTCTTCATGCCACTAAGTATCTCCTTGCGCATGTCTTCTGATTGTGCCAAGTCTGTCCCTTCCAATATCTCAAAAAATCTTTGCCTCAGGCAGAAGCTTGAAGGTATAGCCTCGACTGCTCCACTGTAAATAGTTTGAAGAACCCTTAAACCTTGTTCTCTAAACAAATCTATTTTCTTCTCGGATTCCATATTTTCAACATTTGATTCATCAACACTTCCTTTCTCTTCATCAAGAGGCATAAACAGATCTTTATTTTCATCAATCCATTGTTTCTCATCAGCCTCTCTACGATCACGAACCAGAGTTCCCTTTTCCTCACCAAGAGCAACCTTCCTGGCCTTTAATTTATTGAGGTATGTAAGTTCCATGCGAAGGTACTCAACCCAAAGGTCTTCAGAAGTTGGGCACATTCTCAAACCATTCTGCATAAGAGCACGTGCAGCAGTGACATTTAAATTCTGATCGAATTCCCATGCAGCCGCATATATCCAAACTCCTGGGACCTTAGGATGAAACCTAATCACTTGAGCCAGGACCTGCATATGGTTAATTGAAAATATTCATAAACATATACGagtaaaaataacaaattgttTAGACGTAAACTCTTTACCATTAAGAACAAATCATCAGCAGAAAACACAAGaattgaacttttttttctattcttccCCCTACTTTCTCAGTAGCCAAACCGCACTCAAACGGTAAATCAagttagaaaatgtttttcagattgtaaaaataaataaataaataaactgattttgaaaacatttaaactcaattttgcATGAATCTATTGCATTCGTTATTTTCAAGAGAGAAAAACTCAACTGCATTGAAATTctatataaaacaaatccaaactacatttaattttggtttcCGTTTCCTCAATCAAACACAGCAATCCAAATAGTTCCTTAAAAATTACCTTCTTCATTCTTCCATTCTTTCGCAGCCTACAAAACTCCAAGTACCGAAACCACAACTCAATATCTCCCTTAAACCTCATAACCGCCAACCTATAAATCTCCAAAACCCTCGCAACTCCAGCAAAATCTGAAACCGTTTTTTTggtcctcttcctcttcttcatgGCGGCGCCCTTCTCATTATCCTCCGTCTCTCGCGCCACCGACTTCTTCCTCAGGCGGCGGAGAGTGTCAAGCTGAGTCTCGTACTCGATATACGCTAAATAGTCCTGCTTGAGAGGACTCGGTCTCTTCAACCTGTACTCGAACTTCCGGCGCTGCTTAACGATTTCGCTGATTTCGCACCGCGTAAACAGGCCTCGCCGCTCCAGGTCGTCCAGCTCGTCCACCATGCGCTCCAGCCGGTACTGTACCACGTCAGCCATTGCTGCTTGTTTTGAGAGTTAGTTCAGCTGTTCAAGTTTCAAGTTTTGTCAGGAACCTGTTACTGTGAGTTCTAGCTTTCTAGGGCTTCTTGTTAACGTTTGTTTCGTTTCAGCAAGGAGGAATGAAGTACAAAAGAGGATTTGCTATATGGGCCGGGCCCAGAAACCAGCCCATCTGCATCCCGTAAAGtcataattttcctttttaaatttattattacataaattGAGAAAAGTTGGGAGATGGGTTTAACTTGCGCCAAATCTATAAAAGGGATACCCCCTAGTTTGGTTCGGATTCATAACagtatattcaaattttaacataaattgttttatttgagttgataaatattaatgtcaaaaaaagtaaataataatattattaaaaaaatcaataataaagtGAGTTTTGATAGCTACATTAATcaagagtttaaaaaaataatatatggaatctaaaacaatttaactcaaataatcaaattcCCTGAAAAAAGTATggagtaataaaaatatttattaatgaattaatttgtccATAAAATAAGTGTTGACTTGTAGGTTATATTTAGAGTTTATTTGTGAGATCTTTtgtcataaattatattttattttgtattgttatagttttaataaatatttggattatggtaaagttagatttgatttgaagtattcaattttgaatttaagttataatcaaataaatttaaatattttaattcaaatataatttactattagTCTCAAACCAATAATATAGATTTTGATAGTCAACTAGTTTCAATTTTGATTGTGATATGTGTATCTTTGATTGACGGAAGATACTAGTATAAGTTCCAATGTTATTCTACAATAAGTAGTTTATTTGATATCAAAATAGCAATATTACTTCAGTGAATAAAACCTTGTGTTTCACAAGTAAAGCTGCGAATTGGAGACATGCAAAATCAATACAAATACTAAATATTTAGGGATTGCCGTTGTGGTTGTCTTTGTTTTCATCATCCCCACCACTATTTCCAATCCCGAATCCAAATCCCATTCCCATTCCGAATCCCATATTCATTCCATTCTTCCCTCCACCTCCTTCGTAACCACTACCTTCACCATGTCCAtatcctcctcctcctcctcctcctccaccacTTCCTGCTCCACCTCCTGCTCCAAAACCACTTCCATGACCATAACCTCCTCCATTAGAaccaccacctccacctccacctccacctcctcctcctcctcctcctccac from Mangifera indica cultivar Alphonso chromosome 6, CATAS_Mindica_2.1, whole genome shotgun sequence encodes the following:
- the LOC123218850 gene encoding U3 small nucleolar RNA-associated protein 6 homolog isoform X1, encoding MADVVQYRLERMVDELDDLERRGLFTRCEISEIVKQRRKFEYRLKRPSPLKQDYLAYIEYETQLDTLRRLRKKSVARETEDNEKGAAMKKRKRTKKTVSDFAGVARVLEIYRLAVMRFKGDIELWFRYLEFCRLRKNGRMKKVLAQVIRFHPKVPGVWIYAAAWEFDQNLNVTAARALMQNGLRMCPTSEDLWVEYLRMELTYLNKLKARKVALGEEKGTLVRDRREADEKQWIDENKDLFMPLDEEKGSVDESNVENMESEKKIDLFREQGLRVLQTIYSGAVEAIPSSFCLRQRFFEILEGTDLAQSEDMRKEILSGMKKDFSADPEYWDWLARLEMTETKSSQELSENVVLSQMQKAVQVYEEALENVPSAKLLDQYTKFLTDIITPNGGETKVSESPNHIEHYISHLLTVYERAEAIGCLTEDIASRYISLYLQLGRLDEARRLAEKLCGGTLSDSFQLWLLRVSVEVRCVTKNSTSPSKADMLSIFEMLISLLTKFSVSEAESLWLMHYSVMQALKLFGNQKHYFEKLVEISLISVAKDVGSENGFSLPLALINFVLQKDGIQHAREMYKRFLALPRPGLVLYRNCIELELNLASVGDKDSLVNARKLFESALATYDQNTELWQDYYSMETKLGTSETATTVYWRARKTLKDSAALTVLPDEQ
- the LOC123218850 gene encoding U3 small nucleolar RNA-associated protein 6 homolog isoform X2; its protein translation is MADVVQYRLERMVDELDDLERRGLFTRCEISEIVKQRRKFEYRLKRPSPLKQDYLAYIEYETQLDTLRRLRKKSVARETEDNEKGAAMKKRKRTKKTVSDFAGVARVLEIYRLAVMRFKGDIELWFRYLEFCRLRKNGRMKKVLAQVIRFHPKVPGVWIYAAAWEFDQNLNVTAARALMQNGLRMCPTSEDLWVEYLRMELTYLNKLKARKVALGEEKGTLVRDRREADEKQWIDENKDLFMPLDEEKGSVDESNVENMESEKKIDLFREQGLRVLQTIYSGAVEAIPSSFCLRQRFFEILEGTDLAQSEDMRKEILSGMKKDFSADPEYWDWLARLEMTETKSSQELSENVVLSQMQKAVQVYEEALENVPSAKLLDQYTKFLTDIITPNGGETKVSESPNHIEHYISHLLTVYERAEAIGCLTEDIASRYISLYLQLGRLDEARRLAEKLCGGTLSDSFQLWLLRVSVEVRCVTKNSTSPSKADMLSIFEMLISLLTKFSVSEAESLWLMALKLFGNQKHYFEKLVEISLISVAKDVGSENGFSLPLALINFVLQKDGIQHAREMYKRFLALPRPGLVLYRNCIELELNLASVGDKDSLVNARKLFESALATYDQNTELWQDYYSMETKLGTSETATTVYWRARKTLKDSAALTVLPDEQ